One segment of Rosa chinensis cultivar Old Blush chromosome 6, RchiOBHm-V2, whole genome shotgun sequence DNA contains the following:
- the LOC112169883 gene encoding WD repeat-containing protein PCN isoform X1, producing the protein MLEVYRNSSVDWKPSPVVALATSVDDSQVAAARADGSVEIWLVSPGAVGWHCQLTIHGDPNTSVSSLIWCRAGSKGLPCGRLFSSSLDGSVSHWDLFNLKQTTVLDSVGVSIFNMAVAPCVNDTENGFLNDNGGDPETSDSETSDSEDDSDSDDDHAPSVLVNPRVALAGGDGFLQIYSINDADEFVYTKSLPRVNGSVLSVAWSPDAKFIYAGSTDGMIRIWDARGGIEKHRITVGLGGLGSGSELCVWALLSLRCGTLVSADSTGSVQFWDSQHGTLLQAHSYHKGDVKALAAAPSHNRVFSAGSDGQVILYKLSSETLGSSVGSSPNVMKKWIYVGYTRAHTHDVRALAVAVPISREDPLPDQGRKRARRKDKPVDFGYLKWAHLGVPMLISAGDDTKLFTYPVKEFTQFSPHDICPAPQRVSIQLAPNTEFSQTSLLLVQGSHSLDILHVRVKAGAFFDMARGSSGGLASTNGLFQIKSSRKIICSTISNSGVFFAYSDHVKISLFELKKCIRSGKKEVKCKVGESELTLNKRELPRKLPFAHSMVFSFDSSRLMIAGHDRRIYVVDVHSSELVHAFSPCRDLHDQELPPGEPPITKMFTSSDGQWLAAINCFGDVYVFNLEIQRQHWFISRLDNASVTAGGFSPRNNNVLIITTSSNQVYALDVEERKLGDWSKQHTYVLPKRFQEFPGEVIGLSFPPSPSTTSVIVYSARAMCLIDFGMPIDRDDESDMINGQDPALRNFQSNGKLKRKWTDSQTKSKLFGRKNFEFIPFGDPVLFIGHLSKSSVLKIYKPWMEVVRNFDSAPVDKHTFGT; encoded by the exons ATGCTCGAAGTCTATAGGAACAGCTCCGTCGATTGGAAGCCGTCGCCGGTCGTTGCCCTAGCCACCAGCGTCGACGACTCGCAGGTCGCCGCCGCCCGCGCCGACGGCTCCGTCGAGATTTGGCTCGTCTCCCCCGGCGCCGTCGGATGGCACTGTCAGCTG ACGATTCATGGAGACCCTAACACGAGCGTTTCGTCGCTCATTTGGTGCCGGGCTGGCTCGAAAGGCTTGCCTTGTGGGCGGTTGTTCTCTTCTAGCCTCGACGGCTCAGTTTCGCATTGGGATCTTTTTAATTTGAAGCAGACG ACTGTTTTGGATTCTGTGGGGGTCTCAATCTTTAATATGGCCGTGGCACCCTGTGTTAATGATACAGAGAATGGGTTTTTGAATGATAATGGGGGTGATCCTGAAACCAGTGATAGTGAAACCAGTGACAGCGAGGATGATTCAGACTCAGACGATGATCATGCACCATCAGTTCTTGTGAACCCGCGCGTGGCATTAGCTGGTGGTGATGGTTTTCTGCAAATTTACAGTATTAATGATGCAGATGAGTTTGTATACACTAAATCGCTGCCTAGGGTCAATG GTAGTGTTTTGAGTGTGGCGTGGAGTCCCGATGCAAAGTTTATATATGCAGGGAGTACTGATGG CATGATAAGGATCTGGGATGCTAGAGGAGGCATTGAAAAACATAGGATTACAGTTGGACTCGGAGGCTTGGGTAGCGGATCTGAACTCTGTGTGTGGGCGTTACTTTCTCTGAG GTGCGGGACCCTTGTAAGTGCAGACAGTACTGGAAGTGTTCAGTTTTGGGACAGTCAGCATGGAACTCTACTGCAAGCACATTCATATCACAAGGGTGACGTGAAAGCTCTGGCAGCTGCTCCCAGCCATAATCGGGTGTTCTCTGCTGGTTCTGATGGTCAG GTTATTCTTTACAAGCTCTCTAGTGAGACGCTGGGATCTAGTGTTGGGTCTTCTCCTAATGTAATGAAGAAATGGATCTACGTTGGTTATACAAGAGCTCATACACATGATGTTAGGGCTTTGGCAGTGGCTGTACCAATCAGCAGAGAAG ATCCCTTACCAGATCAAGGTAGAAAAAGAGCCCGTCGTAAGGACAAGCCTGTTGATTTTGGTTATCTTAAATGGGCACATTTGGGTGTTCCTATGCTTATCTCTGCTGGTGATGACACAAAGCTCTTTACCTACCCTGTTAAGGAGTTCACGCAGTTTTCTCCACATGATATCTGCCCTGCACCTCAGAGAGTATCCATTCAACTGGCACCTAATACAGAGTTCAGTCAAACATCATTGCTTCTTGTTCAAGGTTCTCATTCGTTGGATATCTTGCACGTACGAGTAAAAGCTGGTGCCTTTTTTGATATGGCTCGTGGCTCTTCAGGAGGCCTAGCCTCAACTAATGGGCTGTTTCAAATTAAGTCATCTCGGAAGATCATTTGCAGCACCATATCTAATTCAGGGGTGTTTTTTGCTTATTCTGACCATGTGAAAATTAGCCTGTTTGAGTTGAAGAAGTGTATTCGATCaggaaaaaaagaagtgaaGTGTAAAGTTGGCGAAAGTGAATTGACTCTTAATAAAAGAGAACTTCCTCGAAAACTACCATTTGCTCATTCGAtggtttttagttttgattCTTCTCGCTTGATGATAGCAGGGCATGATAGAAGAATATAT GTTGTGGATGTACACAGCTCAGAGCTAGTGCATGCTTTTTCCCCTTGCCGTGATTTGCATGATCAAGAACTACCACCTGGTGAGCCTCCCATAACAAAAATGTTTACGAGTTCTGATGGGCAGTGGTTGGCTGCCATCAACTGCTTTGGAGATGTATATGTATTTAATCTGGAGATACAGAG GCAGCATTGGTTCATTTCAAGACTGGATAATGCCTCTGTGACAGCTGGAGGTTTTTCTCCAAGAAACAATAATGTTCTTATAATCACGACCTCTTCAAATCAGGTATATGCATTGGATGTTGAGGAGAGAAAATTGGGAGACTGGTCGAAGCAGCACACTTATGTTCTTCCCAAGAGATTTCAAGAATTTCCAGGCGAAGTTATTGGGCTCTCTTTCCCACCTTCTCCTAGTACAACATCTGTTATTGTCTATAGTGCCAG GGCTATGTGCTTGATTGACTTTGGGATGCCTATTGATCGAGACGATGAAAGTGACATGATAAATGGTCAGGATCCAGCATTGAGGAATTTCCAAAGTAATGGGAAATTAAAACGCAAGTGGACAGACAGTCAAACTAAGAGTAAACTCTTTGGTAGGaagaattttgaatttattccaTTCGGAGATCCAGTTTTATTTATAGGACATCTTTCCAAAAGTTCCGTGTTGAAAATATACAAACCATGGATGGAAGTGGTTAGAAATTTCGACTCTGCACCTGTAGACAAACATACTTTTGGGACATAA
- the LOC112169883 gene encoding WD repeat-containing protein PCN isoform X2 — translation MLEVYRNSSVEIWLVSPGAVGWHCQLTIHGDPNTSVSSLIWCRAGSKGLPCGRLFSSSLDGSVSHWDLFNLKQTTVLDSVGVSIFNMAVAPCVNDTENGFLNDNGGDPETSDSETSDSEDDSDSDDDHAPSVLVNPRVALAGGDGFLQIYSINDADEFVYTKSLPRVNGSVLSVAWSPDAKFIYAGSTDGMIRIWDARGGIEKHRITVGLGGLGSGSELCVWALLSLRCGTLVSADSTGSVQFWDSQHGTLLQAHSYHKGDVKALAAAPSHNRVFSAGSDGQVILYKLSSETLGSSVGSSPNVMKKWIYVGYTRAHTHDVRALAVAVPISREDPLPDQGRKRARRKDKPVDFGYLKWAHLGVPMLISAGDDTKLFTYPVKEFTQFSPHDICPAPQRVSIQLAPNTEFSQTSLLLVQGSHSLDILHVRVKAGAFFDMARGSSGGLASTNGLFQIKSSRKIICSTISNSGVFFAYSDHVKISLFELKKCIRSGKKEVKCKVGESELTLNKRELPRKLPFAHSMVFSFDSSRLMIAGHDRRIYVVDVHSSELVHAFSPCRDLHDQELPPGEPPITKMFTSSDGQWLAAINCFGDVYVFNLEIQRQHWFISRLDNASVTAGGFSPRNNNVLIITTSSNQVYALDVEERKLGDWSKQHTYVLPKRFQEFPGEVIGLSFPPSPSTTSVIVYSARAMCLIDFGMPIDRDDESDMINGQDPALRNFQSNGKLKRKWTDSQTKSKLFGRKNFEFIPFGDPVLFIGHLSKSSVLKIYKPWMEVVRNFDSAPVDKHTFGT, via the exons ATGCTCGAAGTCTATAGGAACA GCTCCGTCGAGATTTGGCTCGTCTCCCCCGGCGCCGTCGGATGGCACTGTCAGCTG ACGATTCATGGAGACCCTAACACGAGCGTTTCGTCGCTCATTTGGTGCCGGGCTGGCTCGAAAGGCTTGCCTTGTGGGCGGTTGTTCTCTTCTAGCCTCGACGGCTCAGTTTCGCATTGGGATCTTTTTAATTTGAAGCAGACG ACTGTTTTGGATTCTGTGGGGGTCTCAATCTTTAATATGGCCGTGGCACCCTGTGTTAATGATACAGAGAATGGGTTTTTGAATGATAATGGGGGTGATCCTGAAACCAGTGATAGTGAAACCAGTGACAGCGAGGATGATTCAGACTCAGACGATGATCATGCACCATCAGTTCTTGTGAACCCGCGCGTGGCATTAGCTGGTGGTGATGGTTTTCTGCAAATTTACAGTATTAATGATGCAGATGAGTTTGTATACACTAAATCGCTGCCTAGGGTCAATG GTAGTGTTTTGAGTGTGGCGTGGAGTCCCGATGCAAAGTTTATATATGCAGGGAGTACTGATGG CATGATAAGGATCTGGGATGCTAGAGGAGGCATTGAAAAACATAGGATTACAGTTGGACTCGGAGGCTTGGGTAGCGGATCTGAACTCTGTGTGTGGGCGTTACTTTCTCTGAG GTGCGGGACCCTTGTAAGTGCAGACAGTACTGGAAGTGTTCAGTTTTGGGACAGTCAGCATGGAACTCTACTGCAAGCACATTCATATCACAAGGGTGACGTGAAAGCTCTGGCAGCTGCTCCCAGCCATAATCGGGTGTTCTCTGCTGGTTCTGATGGTCAG GTTATTCTTTACAAGCTCTCTAGTGAGACGCTGGGATCTAGTGTTGGGTCTTCTCCTAATGTAATGAAGAAATGGATCTACGTTGGTTATACAAGAGCTCATACACATGATGTTAGGGCTTTGGCAGTGGCTGTACCAATCAGCAGAGAAG ATCCCTTACCAGATCAAGGTAGAAAAAGAGCCCGTCGTAAGGACAAGCCTGTTGATTTTGGTTATCTTAAATGGGCACATTTGGGTGTTCCTATGCTTATCTCTGCTGGTGATGACACAAAGCTCTTTACCTACCCTGTTAAGGAGTTCACGCAGTTTTCTCCACATGATATCTGCCCTGCACCTCAGAGAGTATCCATTCAACTGGCACCTAATACAGAGTTCAGTCAAACATCATTGCTTCTTGTTCAAGGTTCTCATTCGTTGGATATCTTGCACGTACGAGTAAAAGCTGGTGCCTTTTTTGATATGGCTCGTGGCTCTTCAGGAGGCCTAGCCTCAACTAATGGGCTGTTTCAAATTAAGTCATCTCGGAAGATCATTTGCAGCACCATATCTAATTCAGGGGTGTTTTTTGCTTATTCTGACCATGTGAAAATTAGCCTGTTTGAGTTGAAGAAGTGTATTCGATCaggaaaaaaagaagtgaaGTGTAAAGTTGGCGAAAGTGAATTGACTCTTAATAAAAGAGAACTTCCTCGAAAACTACCATTTGCTCATTCGAtggtttttagttttgattCTTCTCGCTTGATGATAGCAGGGCATGATAGAAGAATATAT GTTGTGGATGTACACAGCTCAGAGCTAGTGCATGCTTTTTCCCCTTGCCGTGATTTGCATGATCAAGAACTACCACCTGGTGAGCCTCCCATAACAAAAATGTTTACGAGTTCTGATGGGCAGTGGTTGGCTGCCATCAACTGCTTTGGAGATGTATATGTATTTAATCTGGAGATACAGAG GCAGCATTGGTTCATTTCAAGACTGGATAATGCCTCTGTGACAGCTGGAGGTTTTTCTCCAAGAAACAATAATGTTCTTATAATCACGACCTCTTCAAATCAGGTATATGCATTGGATGTTGAGGAGAGAAAATTGGGAGACTGGTCGAAGCAGCACACTTATGTTCTTCCCAAGAGATTTCAAGAATTTCCAGGCGAAGTTATTGGGCTCTCTTTCCCACCTTCTCCTAGTACAACATCTGTTATTGTCTATAGTGCCAG GGCTATGTGCTTGATTGACTTTGGGATGCCTATTGATCGAGACGATGAAAGTGACATGATAAATGGTCAGGATCCAGCATTGAGGAATTTCCAAAGTAATGGGAAATTAAAACGCAAGTGGACAGACAGTCAAACTAAGAGTAAACTCTTTGGTAGGaagaattttgaatttattccaTTCGGAGATCCAGTTTTATTTATAGGACATCTTTCCAAAAGTTCCGTGTTGAAAATATACAAACCATGGATGGAAGTGGTTAGAAATTTCGACTCTGCACCTGTAGACAAACATACTTTTGGGACATAA